The Gossypium hirsutum isolate 1008001.06 chromosome A03, Gossypium_hirsutum_v2.1, whole genome shotgun sequence genome contains the following window.
AGTATCTACTCTCAATGGTACTTTGTTACTGGAACTGCTATCATTTGTATCCTTTTCACTAGGAAAAGCTTCCCCATCAAGCGCATTAACAAGAACACAATAGCAATGATCTGTTTCTGTCAAGACCTGCATGAGAAGAAAAATGTCAATGTGATATATTGGAGGTCCTACAATTAACCAAAACATTTTTACTTTCCATAAAATCCAGCAATTTCATTATTAACAAAGAACAGCACAACAGTATAACCGAGAAAGGATGCAAATGTACAAGCAAAGAAGTGACTTTGGTACTTAAACATCTTCAGAAATAGCAAGTTCTAACTTCCTCATTAGCTTATGCTTTTAAAATGGGTTGCAAGAGGAAGTCAGTAATACCAGCCAAATTGAAAACCATATACCACTAGAAACTTGCACTTTTgcaaaaattacttaattaaaaatttcatcataaataaattaatttgagaaaaaataaaaggataaataACACCCAACTCTAAAAGCAAAAACCACGAGGCTCAAGTGCAGAACGGTAATGAACCATCTGCAAAATGAGAGGTCGACGAGTACCCATTTCAATTTCACGCACATTGAAACGGAATCCAAGCAAAGCTTCAAGGAGAGAGCTTTTTCCATCAGATTGACTGCCGAAGGCTACAATTTTCGGGAATCGGCAACTTCTCTCCGAAGGCCACTGCCATGGCTTGGAGGCGATTGTAGGCTTCAAAACGGGAAAGGGAAGGGGTAAGGGAAAGGGGTAGGGGAAAGGGAAGGAGAAGGGGAAAGGGGAGAAGAATGGGTCATTTTCCTGAAAATGTCTTATCGAATTCAAAACGATAAGACATTTTCCTAAAACAGTAACTTCTTTTCCCgtgttttgtaaaatattttacaatagGAAATCATTTTCCCCCAATCAAACACTGGAAAATGTGGAAACCAATTCCGGAAAATAGTTTCCCCTTATCAAAAAGAccctgaatttaaaaaaaaaaattagtcatTGCAAAAATCAAAGTTGGGCTTTCACTAGTACAACTTTGTTACTCGTAGAGTGCGCAAAGTCTTTTTTACCAAGCAATGGTTAAAGCAACGGAAGGCATATATAACAACTTTATACCTAGAGATGAAATGTGTCTTTGAAAAAAGTAATGAGTCAATGTCatagtgtaattttttttaaaaattgaaattgatgTCACTTGACATATGAGTGAcaccattttaaaaaataattttttatatgagatttattttatatttataaaaatacttgtATATTTTTTGGTACCACATGATACATtagggaaaaatatttttttaagtgataCCCTTAATGTACGATGTATCAGACAAGAGagttttttataaattcaaaatatgaaaaaagaagaagaaagaaacattAACATACAAGAAGAAACCGTCTTTATCtattgatatttatattatataagttttttttattaaatttaatatcacgAAGTAAtcgtatatatatactttaagtAAGTTATCATGATTGTAACATAATCATATGATGTATATGCCATTTATTTATGGGCTAATACCATGAAAGGCTCTTGTATTTAAGTGTTTTTTCTAATATGGTACCTATACTTTTAAAATGTACTTTGTTTTTGTTAATTATTCTAATGCATTAATCTAATGCTATTTGGTTTTAGTTGACGTGTCGTGTCAATCAACCAATAAGGGGCTGCCACGTGACAGTCTATTGACTTTCAATCGACAATTGTCTTTTTTccataaaaaagataaaattaagaaagaaaaaccattttttttcTAGATTGCTTTCTTCTTAAATGTCGGAGGCCCCTTTCTTCTATCTTGAACAGGATCTGTTCTATAGGCTCGTACCTCTGTGTCCTTAAGttcaaaaaagaatgaaaaaataaaaaaaatccttccTCTCTTATATATGCGAAAACGATGAACCCTAATATTTATGCCATATATAAATTCTTCCCTTTTTAaagtttattcattttttttcttcctcgattttttcctttttaatttgaGTCTAGAAATGAATGCAAGAAGAAATTGGAGTAAAAATTCCTCTTATTCTACTACACATACTAGTTCAAAAATCTCTTagtagaagaaataaaatatgatggTGGTGTTAAGCTTACTATTCAAATGTCAAAAacactaaacaaaaaaaaaatcttaaaaaggcaattttatagatattttagtaattaatttctaattaatgatgggctaattaaaaattaaaggttaatatataaaagttatatGTTAGGGTTATGATCTccaaaatacatgtatataacttttttgatatttttatctgCAGAAAAGAGAATCACTTACTTTAAAATACTTGTGTGTGGATTTGAAATATCAAAACAACAAGATTTCATAATTTCAAGATATTAATGGATTCAAATATATTtctacacttaatttttatttttgataatcaGACCTGACATATCTTGatagattaatttttatataaaaagtttTACCATACTGAACTAAAAATTGAGAATGTGGTGTTAAAGGAAAACGAAAGTATTGAAGAGATGAACAAACTATAGAAGGAGATGAAGAAGCTACAAAATTAGAAGAAATTGTTGAAGGAATTGGTTTGTAAGAAAGATAGAGTGAGTAGATAGTATTACATTTATTTTcctattactttttttattttcaatagatcgaaaaataaatattagaaatTATTTAAGATTACTCTCACGTTTTATCTTTTctatgaaaaaaaaagggagaaaaagggCGAATTGCTAAAAGGGGCCTCACATAGCCAGTCAAAAGTTAGGCGGCCCCTTATTAGCCTACACATGTCAGTAAAAGCAAACAGTGTTAGCGTAATGgagcaaaataattaaaaaaagaagaagaagcagcaaAGTACAAATATTAAATTGTACATTTTGAAAATATAGGTATTGCACTAGAACAAACACTTAAGTATAGGGGCTGTCTTGCCCTTATCCCTATTTTAAACAGAGCACTTAATATTATGATTCCGTACAGCAAAGTAGTTGAATGTTGCAGCCGAACTAGTTTTAGTTAAGACAAGACAGTATCTGATATAAgaacaattaattaatattatttttctgaAACTTTAACATAAAAACCATTTTTAAACATCAGAAGAGGCCCACGAGCCACGTCCCCTCCCTTAATTTTGGTCAACCtatattcatattaaattaaattaaatatcagTTAATTTCAGGTTGAAAAAATCATAGTTAAAAACAATATCtgtacatattaaaaaaaaaaaaacctgtatTTGGCGAGCCAGACATGTAAAAAGACAGCAACTAGAACCCTGCTGAACTCTGCTCCTGCACATGCCCTATTCCCTCCACCAAATGGTATGAATTTCTTTGCCATTGTATTGCGCCCAATATTctacattaatattatatatttaatttttatattatataaatttatggaCAATGCTAGAAATGTTATGCTAAGGGAccgaaataaaattaaaagttccAGAAGGCTAAAAGCATCAATTTTGTATTCAGGTTGGATgaatattagaatttaaaatcttattttttgaatctaataattttttatctttaacACTTTCGACTTTAAATATACAACAAACCTTCCTATTTGAAAGTTATAACTTGGCTTAGAACAAATTTATAAGATATATTGGTATACAATTTATTATGATACTTACTATTACTAACCCATAACTCGAATGGGTTCGGATTGGATTTTACACGGTTTGCATATCAAGTTTGTACATTGAGCTCACGTGTCGAGCTCGCATGACAGTAAATGTTCGTAGGAGGGGAACTTACACCCTCTCATTAGATCACATGTGAGATCGCACATGGAACCGTACGATATGGGTCCACACGTCACACATATAGGTAAATCCCTATCGTATAAACATGCGTTAAGTCTAGAGTAGGGTATGTGTTGGCATGCATGGAATCTACCTAAGATATTATATCAATGAACATTAactatatcatataaatatacaacttTATCATCTAAAAAAGATAAAGAGAAACACTCGATACAGTTATAAATAAAGATTATTATTGTTATACCTTCCACCTCCAAGGGTTGAAGGCAAGAGGATCTTCATAGGTATTAGGATCAAGATGATGGATAGCGGGAATAATCAATAAAATCCAACCTTTTGGTATGGTATACCCtgcaatttataatttaaaggGAATAACTTATGTTAGAATGAtgtaatttttaaacatcaataaGATAATGTTATATCATCAATTTTTTAaagacatataaatattattctACACTCAATCACATAAGATATcatctctaatttaatttaatttaatttttattaaaataattaaaaaattggagGAAAATGTTGAAactatatgaaaaaaaaacataaccaaAAAACATTGAAACTATATGCAGGTTCGAAGTTTGGAGACAATACTGTTAGGATGGACAGTTATAGACCCCTAACATGGGCTGTGAAACGAatatgaagaataaaaaaataataaaaaatcataagcATAAAAATTTAGGGGAAAAAACACTAGTAAAagattgaaatttgaaaaattataaccAACATAGGTGATTTtatcaaattctgaaatttgattaaagataacaaatagaaatagaaaattaaaatttaaaaagaaaaagaaaagaatattacttacataaaaattaaaagaattaaaaaaattgactacataaaaataaaacacgATTTAAAAGTAAAGATGattaaatttataaagaaaaactaaaaatagttataaaattatagAAGAAGAAAacatgtttgtttatttattaaattttttaatttgttaagtaatttaattaaagttacattaaattaaattagaaaaaataataaatatgaaagagtgtaaaataaaatttatatttttaaaaattaatcgtGTGACATTATATTATTGgtacttaaaatttatatattctaagattctcctaatataatttatatcctaatttaaattaaaaagtattaaTGATCCTTTAATTAGTAAtgaataaatggttgaattttgtttttggttcaaatttaaaatttaatttttatactttaatttcacaatttttttttaaaacacatgtTTTTTCTGGTACAAAGTGAGGGAGGGGGGAATTACATGGATAGAGTACAAACCTTGATCATTAAGGTGTCAGCAATAAAAATCATAGACGAAGAGTAGaagaatataaaacataatttaaccactaaataatgatattattatttaaaaaaagaagaagaaaagaaatagagaaagtaGGTACCGTCAACGGGAATGTCAGCTATGGTTCTTCTGAAGATCCCAGGAAGGAAATTGCCTAACCTAAGTGTCTCGTTAATGACCTaataatatagtaataaaattaaatacaatgtaattaattaagagaaattagaGAAGTAATTTGGTGGCATAACTCACGTAATGAGTAAAAGTCATGGATTTGTAATCATCCCAAGAAACTCCAGATTTGGCATCTTCTCTCCTTCACAATTCTCTCATGCTCCTCCTAATCAACCAATTCATTTTACTTAATTTGTttcataatcaattaaaattttaattatttcaaaattaaattgtttattgatttaattaacttatccaataatactttaaaaaaaacaattctgTAAAATACACAACACAAAAAACTATTCGGGCAAATAAACTTAATATGGATGGATCGATTAAGAAGGGAAAAAGTTAATTTTTCACTTTATGAAACACTACCTTAAATTTGAATTGTAGGAgaatgtagcgacgtaaaaaaaatttagtttcgctcggtcgctaattgtggcgatttattaaatatttgaaaaccaactttcgattttattaacaaagggaagtcgccaccgatctttttttataggtgtgatcggacacctaataaaattattttaaaacaaaaagaaggccaaatttaggtctacatgaaagtccagagaaaaattggagttcgggagtcagttacgcgtgaggaaggtattagcaccctcgcgacgccgaaaattggtatctcataaacatgtgttgacttgattttcaaaaatacgagttcaatataatatttaatcgtgatccgattgaaaaatgagaatttttagttttcgagatttttttttagaaaaggtgtcccgttttttaacacaagccgacgaatttcacccaacatagcgatgaaatcgatggcttaatattaaatcggtatattgccttatttttgaaattaattaaaacatgagaaaaaatattcctaaagtgagaaattaaaaatagataaaggacgcaaaaaaatgatatcattaatgaaaaatattaacatggaatactagaatattagaataacaataataatgatatttgcaaaataaaaacaaatcgtgtactaataataaaattgaaaaaatgatatatttcgtaataataatataaaataataatatgtacataaaaatacatatatatatgcatataataaaagtatgtaataataatatctacaataaaagaaaatattaggaaacgtacataaaaaatatatacataaaaaatttacaacaataatataaaataatgatatgtgcaaatatatatatacatatgtacataaaatatacactaatataataatagttataataatactagcaatagtaataatttgtaataataatatatacacaatacggtatttaaaaatatatatatgtatataatagtatttaagaatatatacataagaaatatataactaatggcattaaaaaatatatacataatatatataaaatacctaaaaaaaggaagggggaaagaagagagaagggaggggggaaaggaaatccggccaagggggccggtcaccggtcgaTCGTCAGTCGCCGCCCGTCGCCGGCCACCGcccacggtggccgaaaaaggtaaattttttttaacaatatatgtatatataaagaaagaaaaaaaacagcacaaaaaaaagaaaaaaaagattcgaaagaagagaaaaaaagaaaaagatgcaacctttttattgatgtttcttttgtgttcaaaatttgaagggatttttgtgtttttttttcaatctttttaaaaTCCCCCTCCTctcttacatgatttttgaatggctttttatagccatcttttacatgattttctattatttctttttctattttgtagatggtggtggtagacaatggatatcaaaaatgggaggaaaaatggggcaagtgggaaagtggctaggtggctagggtttcttagttttttttttggggggttaggtttttcttttttcttcttttttggggttaggtttttttttgggggcttaatgggcttttgaattgggtttaatgtttgggttttgtaatgggtttgggtagatgtaaatgggtcatgggttaagggttttagtgggtttagaggtttggttgggttttgatgaaatcgggcccgggcaatttgggcttctacagctgcccctctttgctcattgtcgtgcaacgggaatagagcaaagactttcaaggaagaccaaatttgcccggtcttgctaggtcttgacttgctttggaactcttcttgtttagttagtccctttttagtccaccgcatcttgtagctttggttcactcCACTGCATCTTATGATATAcgcattgtagcttcaatctattccaatgtaacttcaaggatatgaaatTTATGGCTTCGACctacttcactgtaacttcagaaaggtgagatctacaacttcaatctgctcttctatcgcttcagtgagataaggtttgtggtctttTCTTCTGCGACTTCAGAAAGGCAAGATTTGATGTCCTTGatcaactccactgcaactttaaggagacagaatctgacgtcttcaatcagcttcaatctttattctctacTCGGCATGTGCTCCTGAGCTAAACTCAttttcgcaatatgaattgactctctaAAAATAGAcaataaaaacagaaattgaaaatagctcagcgtgtgagccaaggctcaactcacctttcgcaatatgagtcgattttttttgaaaggcaaaaattgaaaaacagaaattgaaaatacctcggcgagTGACCTAAGGCTcagagttgatttttttttgacaacagaaattgaaattacctcaacatgtcctgaggctcaactcacctctcgcaatatgagttgaatttttttgaaaaatataaatttaaaagcagaaattgaaattaactcaacgtgccttgaggctcaacttacctctcgcagtatgagttgattttttgaaagacaaaaattgaaaatacctcagcatgtcttgaggctcaactcatttctcgcaatatgagttgattttttttgacaacagaaattgaaattatcttagcgtgtcctgaggctcaactcacctctcgcaatatgagttgaattttttttgaaaaatataaattgaaaagcagaaattgaaattacctcaacgtgccttgaggctcaactcacctctcgcaatatgagttgattttttgaaagacaaaaattgaaaatacctcagcatgttttaaggctcaactcatttctcgcaatatgagttgatttttttgacaacagaaattgaaattacctcagcgtgtcctgaggctcaactcacctctcgcaatatgagttgaatttttttgaaaaatataaattgaaaagcagaaattgaaattacctcaacgtgctttgaggctcaactcacctctcgcaatatgagttgatttttgacaaacagaaattgaaattacctcagcgtgtcctgaggctcaactcatttctcgtaatatgagttaatttttgaaaaataaattgaaacacaaaaattgacaatacctcagcgtgccccgaggctcaactcacctctcgcaatat
Protein-coding sequences here:
- the LOC107886027 gene encoding uncharacterized protein isoform X2; protein product: MEKALSLKLCLDSVSMCVKLKWVLTETDHCYCVLVNALDGEAFPSEKDTNDSSSSNKVPLRVDTNSMKTKNTHTFFLDLSAIKWSGMHMMLGVLDLEVFYQWVIPLAKKTDFA
- the LOC107886027 gene encoding uncharacterized protein isoform X1, whose product is MEKALSLKLCLDSVSMCVKLKWVLVDLSFCRWFITVLHLSLVVFAFRVLTETDHCYCVLVNALDGEAFPSEKDTNDSSSSNKVPLRVDTNSMKTKNTHTFFLDLSAIKWSGMHMMLGVLDLEVFYQWVIPLAKKTDFA
- the LOC121224629 gene encoding cucurbitadienol 11-hydroxylase, which codes for MTFTHYVINETLRLGNFLPGIFRRTIADIPVDGYTIPKGWILLIIPAIHHLDPNTYEDPLAFNPWRWKNIGRNTMAKKFIPFGGGNRACAGAEFSRVLVAVFLHVWLAKYRLTKIKGGDVARGPLLMFKNGFYVKVSEK